Proteins encoded by one window of Flavobacterium sp. N502540:
- a CDS encoding SRPBCC family protein, which translates to MWTKSYSITTTQVTKEQIWKLTTDINNWKKWDDTVEDSQLLGEFKIGNYFLLKPKGGPKIKIKLIEIVEYKKFTDLTTFPLAKMYGEHTYEDTEDGLKISVTMTVKGILSFLWVKLVAKGIVKHLPTDIENQIESAKKINNE; encoded by the coding sequence ATGTGGACAAAATCGTATTCTATAACTACAACACAAGTTACCAAAGAGCAAATTTGGAAACTGACAACAGATATTAATAACTGGAAAAAATGGGATGACACTGTTGAAGATTCTCAACTTTTAGGAGAATTTAAAATTGGGAATTATTTTCTTCTTAAACCAAAAGGGGGACCTAAAATAAAAATAAAACTTATTGAAATTGTTGAATACAAAAAATTCACTGATTTAACCACTTTCCCGCTTGCCAAAATGTATGGAGAGCATACTTATGAGGATACTGAAGACGGACTTAAAATTTCTGTTACGATGACTGTCAAAGGAATTTTATCATTTTTGTGGGTAAAATTAGTTGCCAAAGGAATTGTTAAGCATTTACCAACTGACATTGAAAATCAAATTGAAAGTGCAAAAAAAATCAACAATGAGTAG